From the Musa acuminata AAA Group cultivar baxijiao chromosome BXJ3-7, Cavendish_Baxijiao_AAA, whole genome shotgun sequence genome, one window contains:
- the LOC135642214 gene encoding eukaryotic translation initiation factor 2 subunit alpha homolog, translated as MPNLECRMYEAKYPEVDMAVMIQVKNIADMGAYVSLLEYNNIEGMILFSELSRLRIRSVSSLIKVGRQEPVMVLRVDRDKGYIDLSKRRVSVEDIQACEERYNKSKLVHSIMRHVAETLDIDLEELYIHIGWPLYRKYGHAFEAFKIIVTDPDSVLDPLTREAKEVGADGQEVTKVVRAVTPEVKDALVRNIRRRMTLQPLEIRADIEMKCFQFDGVLHIKEAMRKAEAAGNDDCPVKIKLVAPPLYVLTTQTLDKEQGISILNNAIKACTEEIERHKGKLTLKEAPRAVSERDDKLLAEHMAKLQSTNTEVDGDEGSEEEVDT; from the exons ATGCCGAACCTTGAGTGCCGGATGTACGAGGCCAAGTACCCGGAGGTGGACATGGCTGTGATGATCCAGGTGAAGAACATAGCGGACATGGGCGCTTACGTGTCTCTCCTCGAGTACAACAACATCGAGGGTATGATCCTCTTCTCCGAGCTCTCCCGCCTTCGCATCCGTTCTGTCTCCTCCCTCATCAAGGTCGGCCGCCAGGAGCCCGTCATGGTCCTCCGCGTCGACCGCGACAAGGGATACATCGACCTCTCCAAGCGCCGCGTCTCCGTGGAGGATATTCAGGCCTGCGAGGAGCGGTACAACAAGAGCAAGCTCGTCCACTCCATCATGCGCCATGTCGCGGAGACCCTGGACATTGACCTCGAGGAGCTCTACATCCACATCGGGTGGCCCCTCTATCGCAAGTACGGCCACGCTTTCGAG GCATTCAAGATAATTGTGACGGATCCGGACTCAGTTCTTGATCCCCTGACTCGAGAAGCGAAGGAAGTTGGAGCAGATGGGCAGGAG GTGACTAAGGTGGTACGTGCGGTGACGCCTGAGGTGAAAGATGCTTTGGTCAGGAATATTAGGAGAAGGATGACACTGCAGCCACTGGAGATACGTGCTGATATAGAGATGAAATGCTTCCAGTTCGATGGAGTTCTTCACATTAAG GAAGCTATGAGGAAAGCTGAAGCTGCAGGAAATGATGATTGTCCCGTGAAGATCAAGCTAGTTGCCCCTCCACTCTATGTTCTCACTACTCAGACTCTCGATaag GAACAAGGCATATCAATTCTGAATAATGCAATTAAGGCTTGCACTGAAGAGATAGAACGACACAAGGGAAAACTTACTCTGAAGGAGGCACCAAGAGCT GTGAGCGAACGAGATGATAAGCTACTCGCTGAACATATGGCAAAACTACAGTCTACTAACACGGAGGTCGACGGTGATGAAGGTAGTGAGGAAGAGGTAGATACATGA
- the LOC135643442 gene encoding auxin-responsive protein IAA17-like: MVAGSLCGSPPLEHDYIGLSELHCPAAAAGIGGGGAEDGALNLKDTELRLGLPGSEPAERKDEVGLTLGRLPKVFVSGAKRGFSDAIDGAGKWGLAAGGGGSEVEGGKGGALFSPRGENGGGGLLPGHGNAGKDVVAKAAGQERKAAAAAQVGNSAGSDRGVAPAAKAQVVGWPPIRSYRKNTMATNPSKNKEDADGKQGLGCLYVKVSMDGAPYLRKVDLKTYNNYNEFSVALEKMFSGFTIGQCGSHAIPSRDGLSESRLMDLLSGSEYVLTCEDKDGDWMLVGDVPWEMFIDSCRRLRIMKGSDAIGLAPRAREKCKNRN; encoded by the exons ATGGTCGCTGGCTCTCTTTGCGGATCACCGCCTCTCGAGCATGATTACATAGGTCTCTCGGAGCTCCActgccccgccgccgccgccggcatTGGCGGCGGCGGAGCCGAGGACGGGGCTCTCAACCTGAAGGATACGGAGCTGAGGCTGGGCCTCCCTGGGTCGGAGCCCGCTGAACGGAAGGACGAGGTTGGCCTCACCCTGGGGCGCCTCCCTAAGGTCTTCGTCTCCGGCGCCAAGAGGGGGTTCTCTGACGCCATCGACGGGGCGGGGAAGTGGGGCCTCGCTGCCGGAGGGGGCGGATCCGAGGTGGAGGGCGGGAAAGGTGGCGCCTTGTTCTCGCCGAGAGGGGAGAACGGTGGCGGGGGGCTGCTGCCCGGGCACGGCAACGCCGGCAAGGATGTGGTGGCGAAGGCAGCCGGGCAAGAGCGgaaggccgccgccgccgcacagGTTGGGAATTCTGCTGGTAGTGATCGTGGCGTCGCGCCTGCTGCCAA GGCACAGGTGGTAGGTTGGCCACCGATCCGCAGCTACCGTAAGAACACTATGGCAACAAATCCATCAAAGAACAAGGAAGATGCCGATGGAAAACAAGGTCTAGGATGTCTTTACGTCAAGGTCAGCATGGATGGAGCACCGTACCTTAGGAAAGTTGACCTGAAGACGTACAACAATTATAACGAGTTCTCCGTGGCACTCGAGAAGATGTTCAGTGGCTTCACCATCG GCCAGTGCGGTTCTCATGCAATACCAAGCCGAGATGGGTTATCCGAGAGCAGGTTGATGGATCTTCTGAGTGGTTCCGAATATGTGCTCACTTGTGAAGACAAAGATGGTGACTGGATGCTTGTCGGAGATGTGCCATGGGA GATGTTCATCGACTCTTGCAGGAGGCTGAGGATAATGAAGGGTTCAGATGCAATTGGACTTG CTCCAAGGGCCAGGGAGAAATGCAAGAACCGTAACTAG
- the LOC135643595 gene encoding probable xyloglucan endotransglucosylase/hydrolase protein 26, whose translation MAIIYPKPSQVRYRKQEEAPPAGCRSAMADARILIVALVALFAFDRRLVHANFANDTVPSWGAQNVRVSADGENLTLTLTNQTGCRIDTVNRFMLGSIEMNIKLVAGNSAGTVTSYYMSSDGSAHDEIDFEFLGNSTGQPYIIHTNIYTQGMGKKEQQFYPWFDPTSSFHNYTIHWNPSEIVWFVDGTPIRVFRNYESLGIPYPSKQAMKAYSSIWNGEAWATRGGRVKIDWGSAPFVAGYARLGLRACVWDDAQCVSTYPASTLTPDQKTQMANIRGSYMIYDYCKDTSRFNGTMPPECSQPQD comes from the exons ATGGCTATCATATATCCGAAGCCCTCACAGGTTCGATATCGTAAACAAGAGGAGGCACCTCCGGCCGGTTGCAGGTCGGCAATGGCGGACGCCCGTATCCTTATCGTCGCTCTTGTCGCTCTGTTCGCGTTTGATCGACGTCTCGTTCATGCAAACTTCGCCAACGACACTGTACCTTCTTGGGGAGCGCAGAACGTACGGGTCTCCGCCGATGGCGAAAACCTCACCCTCACCCTCACTAACCAAACAG GTTGTCGGATCGACACCGTCAATCGGTTCATGTTAGGCAGCATAGAAATGAACATTAAGCTGGTCGCAGGGAATTCTGCCGGTACTGTCACTTCGTATTAC ATGTCCTCGGACGGATCAGCACACGACGAGATAGATTTCGAGTTCCTGGGGAACTCGACCGGACAGCCCTACATCATCCACACGAACATCTATACACAGGGCATGGGGAAAAAGGAGCAGCAGTTCTACCCCTGGTTCGACCCTACTTCCAGCTTCCATAACTACACCATCCATTGGAACCCCAGCGAGATCGT GTGGTTCGTGGACGGGACACCAATCCGGGTCTTCCGAAACTACGAAAGCCTCGGCATTCCCTACCCCAGCAAGCAGGCCATGAAGGCGTACTCGAGCATATGGAACGGGGAGGCGTGGGCGACCCGGGGCGGGCGGGTAAAGATCGACTGGGGCAGCGCGCCATTCGTGGCCGGCTACGCTCGTCTCGGCCTGCGGGCCTGCGTGTGGGACGACGCGCAGTGCGTTTCCACGTACCCTGCGAGCACTCTCACTCCAGATCAGAAGACGCAGATGGCAAACATCAGGGGCAGCTACATGATCTATGATTACTGCAAGGATACCAGCAGATTCAATGGAACCATGCCCCCCGAGTGCTCTCAGCCACAAGATTAA
- the LOC135643766 gene encoding uncharacterized protein LOC135643766 encodes MPNDPHADPLGPVTHGEGEMLTSTPDRYWRLFNDLGMPPPLTTVDPPATLPEAFLALAKQVQGMMEIMQTVVPLIPEIRRLTDASADPAHLRPSSPTRASPAPSRAARRRPEPDTVSSDSADSFLKVQFSQVNRRLDEFRRELQRSRDESSEGTSGGSPFVQEIQEKPIPLNFRVPALETYDGGSDPAEHVAAFRTQMALYGTADALMCRTFPTTFRGPARAWFSRLRQSSIASFDQFTKEFEQNFLTSARPRPSIAALLALSQHEEETLAQFVARFAAEIRGYSDTHPSLIMQAFLTGLKPSRFFWSLIEKPPATVPEMLYRANQYVAGEALAAGRRPVGKKSRTEQPRAATSSADSRPHRRPDHPEQRLPRPSPLPLNAPRSTETTAMTQKTVTTSRTRSRS; translated from the exons aTGCCGAACGATCCTCACGCCGACCCTCTCGGACCCGTCACCCACGGAGAAGGAGAAATGCTGACGTCAACGCCAGATCGTTATTGGCGCCTGTTCAACGACTTAGGGATGCCACCCCCATTAACCACGGTCGACCCTCCAGCCACGCTGCCCGAGGCGTTCCTCGCTCTCGCTAAGCAAGTGCAGGGAATGATGGAGATAATGCAGACCGTTGTCCCACTTATTCCCGAAATCAGGCGACTGACGGACGCCTCCGCCGACCCGGCCCATCTAAGGCCGA GTTCGCCCACGCGCGCCTCTCCTGCCCCCTCTCGAGCCGCACGGCGCCGCCCCGAGCCTGACACCGTATCGTCCGACTCGGCGGACAGCTTCCTTAAGGTACAATTCTCCCAGGTCAATCGCCGCCTGGACGAGTTCCGACGCGAGCTCCAAAGGTCGCGGGACGAATCAAGCGAGGGCACCTCGGGGGGGTCCCCTTTCGTTCAGGAAATACAAGAAAAACCCATCCCCCTCAACTTTAGGGTGCCGGCCCTCGAAACATACGACGGCGGCTCCGACCCAGCAGAGCATGTCGCCGCGTTCAGAACTCAGATGGCCCTTTACGGCACGGCCGACGCGCTAATGTGCCGTACGTTTCCGACCACCTTCAGAGGACCAGCACGCGCGTGGTTCAGCCGGCTGCGACAATCCTCGATCGCGTCTTTTGACCAGTTCACCAAAGAGTTCGAACAAAACTTCCTTACCAGCGCGCGGCCTCGGCCTTCCATAGCCGCCCTGCTGGCACTATCGCAGCACGAAGAAGAAACGCTCGCGCAGTTCGTGGCGCGCTTCGCCGCGGAGATCCGCGGCTATTCGGATACTCACCCCTCTTTGATCATGCAGGCGTTCCTGACGGGGCTGAAACCGTCGAGATTCTTCTGGTCATTGATCGAGAAGCCGCCCGCCACTGTCCCCGAGATGCTCTACCGGGCAAACCAATACGTCGCCGGCGAAGCATTAGCAGCAGGAAGACGTCCGGTCGGGAAGAAATCGCGAACCGAGCAACCCCGAGCCGCCACCTCGTCGGCCGACTCGCGACCCCATCGGAGGCCCGACCACCCCGAGCAGCGGCTCCCGAGGCCCTCGCCCCTCCCGCTCAACGCACCTCGTTCCACCGAGACCACGGCCATGACACAGAAGACTGTCACGACCTCCAGAACCAGATCGAGGAGCTGA